The Pseudomonas baetica genome includes a region encoding these proteins:
- a CDS encoding methyl-accepting chemotaxis protein, producing MIGLILLIALLIDTLQRRLARTLTNLAPALSTWAEGDFSRDIQLGKTNRELHDIEASLNRLRAYLVDLVGTIRGNAEQVAGSSRTLAELSNDLHSGAEHQAGDTALIRDSLGELEATIQQVAGDARQAADASRHAGLAVEHGQSVIGQSLTGLHALVGEVQGNAQMIEHLAEESATIGGVLTVIRSIADQTNLLALNAAIEAARAGEMGRGFAVVAEEVRSLAQRTAGATAEIQTLIAGLQTAARQSVEGMRAQVEHAEATANQAQAADGALDKIVGAIQTISETAIRIADITAQQSGAVSEIRDHSERIHQLGGDNLVRIGRGREQGENLLVLGGQLHTAVQTFRV from the coding sequence ATGATTGGCCTGATTCTGCTGATCGCGCTACTGATCGATACCTTGCAGCGCCGTCTGGCCCGCACCCTGACCAATCTTGCTCCGGCGTTGTCGACCTGGGCCGAAGGCGATTTCAGCCGTGACATTCAACTGGGCAAGACCAACCGCGAATTGCATGACATCGAGGCTTCGCTCAATCGCTTGCGCGCTTATCTGGTGGACTTGGTCGGCACCATTCGCGGTAATGCCGAGCAAGTAGCCGGCAGTAGCCGTACCCTGGCCGAATTGAGCAACGACTTGCACAGCGGCGCCGAGCATCAGGCGGGTGATACCGCTTTGATTCGCGATTCCCTCGGCGAACTGGAGGCAACTATTCAGCAAGTTGCCGGCGATGCGCGACAGGCTGCCGATGCCAGCCGTCATGCCGGGCTGGCCGTCGAACACGGTCAGAGCGTCATTGGCCAGAGCCTTACCGGCCTGCACGCCTTGGTCGGCGAAGTGCAGGGCAACGCGCAAATGATCGAACATCTGGCCGAAGAGTCGGCGACCATCGGCGGCGTGCTGACGGTGATTCGCTCGATTGCCGACCAGACCAACCTGCTGGCATTGAACGCGGCGATTGAAGCCGCGCGCGCGGGGGAAATGGGTCGTGGTTTTGCCGTGGTGGCCGAGGAAGTTCGCTCGCTGGCGCAGCGTACCGCCGGGGCAACCGCCGAGATTCAAACCTTGATTGCCGGCCTGCAAACGGCGGCGCGGCAATCGGTCGAGGGCATGCGCGCGCAGGTCGAACACGCCGAAGCCACGGCCAATCAGGCACAAGCGGCGGACGGTGCGCTGGACAAAATCGTCGGCGCGATCCAGACCATTTCCGAGACAGCGATCCGCATCGCCGATATCACCGCACAGCAGAGCGGCGCGGTCAGTGAGATTCGCGATCACAGTGAGCGGATTCACCAATTGGGTGGGGATAACCTGGTCCGCATCGGTCGTGGGCGCGAACAGGGCGAGAACTTGCTGGTATTGGGCGGACAACTGCATACCGCTGTTCAGACATTTCGCGTCTGA